The stretch of DNA TAAAAggttaacaaacaacaactgTATTTCAGAACAAGCCTAAAAGTGTTTAAAATTGATTTCTTTACTCAACTCTTTTGCGAAGTGCTGTTACCTGAAATTCACGCGCTTGTAACAGGATATGAAGCTCGCGATTGTGAGGCCCgtatgtttaaaaaaaactacgATATATTGCTAGCCAGCAAGGGGTGGGGTTTCCCTTGATAGCTTATGGAACACCAGGTATCCAGACTGATGTAGCGATTCCAAAAACTTCATTCCTTAAGATTCCTTACTTTATTGGTGAGGAAAACAGCCAAACGATCTTTCATCATATCACTCGAAAAAATTTTTCGCTCACTTGAATGATTACAGAAGTCTATGTTCAGTTTTAAATCAGTCGTGCTCCGCCTCAATGGTTTTGATAAGAACGATCGTTGTTTTGAATTATTTGCGAAATATTACATGTTGAACATCATGGAATCATTAGATTTCCCGTTGCTTTTCTGGTAGTAAAACTCGCGCCCCCGTTTCTCCGTAAGTTTTCTCCAACTCATTTCACTTGTTCAAATTTCGCACAAAACATAAACATGGAGGCTGCCATAATGACTGGCTTTCCATGGCAAAACACGTGTCGCACCTTATTACAGTgtgacgcgccttaccgtggccacctaacaaggTTTTTTACAATTTATCTGCCAACAAGGGTCGTACAACCGTTGCATAGGTTGTTGaattgacgtatttacacgtagttggtacatgtgaaagtttgttgggtggccacggtatggCGCGTTGCACTATAAATTACTGACCCATCTCACAAACAATGTGACTCAGTATATTCGCCATCTTATGTTGCGGGATTTTTCCCTTTGCTTGTTTCTATATGCCACTAGACAGCTGTTTGTTGCGAACACAACAGGAAACGGGGTTTCCCGAATAGAATGATCTAAGAAAACGACGTCACCTTTTCCCTTAGAGAATGTGCAAGGACCGTAAGGTATTTCCGTCGTATTGGCTACTTCATTTCTGTTCCTTTAGTAACCAGCTTACAGCAAATATTTGATTACAGAATATGGTCAATTTTTTCATAATGTCCCCCACTCCCCTTGTTGGCGAATGAAGTTCCCTCCCCCTGTTAACGAAAAATGGGTACTGGACGTTTATATTCTTCAGAATTAAAATACTATAAAGATTATAGACTTGCAGTCCCTTAAATTTATTTAATGACAAATTTTGTTCTCTGTACTGGTACTCAGGTTAGCACTGTTTAAGTGTTTAATTCAAATGTCACGGTACCCTTTCCCGTAGAGAAACTTGAGAGATTAAGAACTGAATATCTTTTGTGAGAAGTAATTTTACAGGACTGATGGTGGTTAAAAATGCTCTTAAGTAGGTGAACGCTCGAAGAAACGCTACTCGGGATGCAGGGATGACGCatgcgcagtggtgagagcactcgtctcccaccaatgtggcctgggttcgattccaatgcaaactcggcgtcatatgtgggttgagtttgtcggtcctctactctgcaccgaaaaGTTTTctgcgggtactccggtttcccctctcctcaaaacccaacatttgagttgattgtgttaattattaatttcagtttacagtgtccccatttAGTGCGACAGCACCAGAACGACTAGACGCTTTAATAAAGTCCTTTCGTTCCTTTGTGTAAATAAAGTCCTATGGTTTTTCAAATGTGTAAGTGCTCTAAGGTTTCTACAACCCAACccagcaggggcacccaacccGAATATCGTGCAAAACCACTTacacatagcattgttaaacgtattttagtatttaaacggtagatataggcatattttaatcccctaaaaatttttcatctgttcagatttcctagctgaaagtctagtgatccgaaaactatagagatcaaaacttaccttttcgaaaatttcagccagtaaaaaggctcccgaaaatcctaggtgaccttttaagggtaaaaatccgtttaaaatgggcaattataccatttttcagatgttcgaaaagcctaggacaggcaggcaagaaattttaaaacaagtgttgttgatctcaaatcgtcttccgaacatatattttccgaaaattgacgttgggtgcccctgacccAGGTGCAATTAGTTAATGTTCCAATGTTGAGTCAATGGTCACAGTATTTTGTGATCCCTTTCTTACAGTCGATTTCGTTTCCCTGTCAATTTTAAAAGTGGAATGCTATCGAAAATTCCAGCGGCGTCCTAGAAAGtcaccaaaaaaacaaaaaatggccATCATAAGGTAATGCACGAAAGGTACTTCGAGAAACCTACGTAGATTTTTGACTACGTCATCGATGGCCTTTAATGTCTGCATAACTTTTTCGAACCATTCCTTTTCAGTGTTGTTTGGGAGTTCATCCAACTTCTTTTCCAGCAATTCAAGTCTGGTTTCGAGCTCATTGAGACGCAATTCATGTACACGCTTTTCCAGTTTCTCCTCGGCTTTATGTTTATCTAATTCTGCAGCTTTTGTTCCCCTCTCTAATCTTTCCAACTCTGCCgtaaattttgctttttgctgTAAATCATTCCGTGCAGCGGTTACTTCACTCTCCAACGCGCAATGCAACATAAACCTAGTCATAGTGTCTTCCATTTTGATGTAGATTTCACTAGCGTTTAAAGCCAAAACTGGCGTAACAATCTCGGTGTACCCTCTTTTACATATCTGTTCCTCTATGTCAAGATAATTGTTGCGCACACTCGGTCTTGCGCCGTTAAGAATTTCCGTGCCTGCGAGGAGTATATCGTGAAGTGCTGGGCCATCTACAAGACTACCATTGGGCGCTTTCTTGCCGGggaatttttcaatttcttgggCTATTCGTTTCATGCTTTTCCAGTAATCAGTTCCCAGCAGTTTGTTGGGAAAGTTTTCGAATAGTTGCGTGTCATCGACAAATGGAATTCTAAAAaccgaaatgtcagcttttggGAAGTACCGAGCTATAAATGCTCTTTTCTCCCGCATACCTTTTCCTCCGCCGTCGAATGACGGTTCACTGATGTAGTTTGTAGTATACTCCTCCAGTGTTTGCCCTTGTGGCGGTTTCAATCCATCTCTTACAACGACTACAAGATTGGGGTTTTGTGTGTGACCAGATTCTCCAAGGATGTCGTGACTCACGTGTGTCAGATGAAACAGGAAGTTTAAGTCGTCGTTATCGAACAGATTATCCACAAAAATGATTAAAGTTGATGATACGAGTCTTGTAGTGATCCCGAGCTCCCTTATCAGAGTTTCGTCGCCTACGTCTAGGCCTTCACAGTCCATGAAAACAATGCTTCCTTTACCATCACGACGTGGCAACGCATGCATCAAAATGCCTCGGGTGACTGGTTCCACCGAATGCCCCCTTTCGAATATTTCCGTGTAGCTCTTGTTTGCACCAGCCAAAAGATAGCTGAAGAGATTTAACGCAGTAGATTTGCCAGTTTTTGAGACTCCAAGAGCAGAGATAATTGAAATGGGCGACTGAAGTCCCTCTAGCGGGACCTGATTTGTAGTGTAGGAGCCCTTGGTTGCATTGGGCcggtcaaaaacattttgagcaTAACTCGCTTTCTTTCCTGCAGACCCAGAGCAGATTGCAGCAAAGAGGAGCGTCCAGGTTAACGTGCGTTGAAATACGTGATGTGCGATCATTTTACCGGGCAGGACCACGGCATAAAAAAGTGTCGGGTTTTTGTCTACAACAAGTCGCCGCTTCAGCAAAACATAACCATCGCGACAAATTTTATCTCTCTTTCACTTTCAGGGAAAGAGCCTTTCTGGGAAAAACCCCGGTTGATGCGTGAATGAGCAACAATTTTAAAACCATTCTCATGAAAATAAGGGGTAATTTAGCTTTTCCGGGAAAACCATCTTCACGAGGACTTTAAACACGCGGGGTTAATAAAAggttaacaaacaacaactgTATTTCAGAACAAGCCTAAAAGTGTTTAAAATTGATTTCTTTACTCAAATCTTTTGCGAAGTGCTGTTACCTGAAATTCACGCGCTTGTAACAGGATATGAAGCTTGCGATTGTGAGGCCCgtatgtttaaaaaaaactacgATATATTGCTAGCCAGCAAGGGGTGGGGTTTCCCTTGATTGCTTATGGAACACCAGGTATCCAGACTGATGTAGCGATTCCAAAAACTTCATTCCTTAAGATTCCTTACTTTATTGGTGAGGAAAACAGCCAAACGATCTTTCATCATATCACTCGAAAAAATTTTTCGCTCACTTGAATGATTACAGAAGTCTATGTTCAGTTTTAAATCAGTCGTACTCCGCCTCAATGGTTTTGATAAGAACGATCGTTGTTTTGAATTATTTGCGAAATATTACATGTTGAACATCATGGAATCATTAGATTTCCCGTTGCTTTTCTGGTAGTAAAACTCGCGCCCCCGTTTCTCCGTAAGTTTTCTCCAACTCATTTCACTTGTTCAAATCTCGCACAAAACATAAACATGGAGGCTGCCATAATGACCGGCTTTCCATGGCAAAACACGTGTCGCACCTTATTACAGTgtgacgcgccttaccgtggccaacTAACAAGGTTTTTTACAATTTATCTGCCAACAAGGGTCGTGCAACCGTTGCATAGGTTGTTGaattgacgtatttacacgtagttggcacatgtgaaagtttgttgggtggccacggtatggCGCGTTGCATTATAAATCACTGACCCAAAAAACAATGTGACTCAGTATATTCGCCAACTTCTGTTGCGGGATTTTTCCCTTTGCTTGTTTCTATATGCCACTAGACAGCTGTCTGTTGCGAACACAACAGGAAACGGGGTTTCCCCGAATAGAATGATCTAAGAAAACGACGTCACCTTTTCCACAAACTCGCCGGTCGTTTCCCTTTATAACTAAGTGGTTTGGGAGATCGCGCCACACACTGATGCTTATTTGCTTCTTTACTGTGTGCAATCTGAACAACTGTAAAGCCTCATAGAAAGATGAAGGTTCTAGTTTGCATCGTTCTTGGAACGGTTCtcgctgtttttctttttgttacctcaACACAGGGAGACAAATCGAGATTTTTAGTCAAATTTGACAATGAAACGCAATCGTACGTGTTAAATCGCGATGTTTTGGATGATTTAGCGAAGCTCCAGCGACCGATTCGCGTTATTGCTATCGTCGGCGACGCGAGAATTGGAAAATCCACGACTTTGAACTTGATCAGTCATTTCTGGAATGGAATGAACGGAGACGAAGTCGAAGAAATCTTCAAAACTGGAGACACTGTGGTGGCAGTCACGCGGGGCGTTTGGGCTCACATCGTTAAACCAAAAGCTATCAAAGGAAGTGTCGTTTTACTCGACGTTGAAGGCACGAATAAAGGTAATGATAGTCTTACGGATCACCTCAGCATGTTCACAGCTCTGATATCCTCAGGTCTGACTGTGATGGTGCCAAATGTGTTCGGAAACAAGAACTTGGACTTTCTGTTTCGAGTGTCACGCCTCAGTGATGTGATCTTCAGAAACGACAGTCACGAAAGGTTTGCAAATCTCCGAGTTCTTTTCAAAGGACACCTCCGTCCTCCCAACGGTCGCAGCTTGGAAGATTACACTAGGGATTTAATTGTAGGGCCGTTTTCTGAAGCGAACGCTCATAAAAAAGAAATGGGAAGGATCATTGCAAAACATTTTCCCAGGAACAAAATCTCGGTATCTCAAGTTCCCCATTTTGGCGACCCCgatcttttctcagacaatgagagattgcacaaaagtgactattggaaagttatgaaaaatgtAGCTGAACAGTTTCTGGAATTTCCAATCAAAACCACGTTCGAAGGAACTCCCATGGATGGTTTCGCACTTGCCGATTTAGCAAAGCATCTGGTCGACACTATGAACGAAAACGCTTGGCCAGATTTTGGGAATGTTTACGttatgtttgaaagaaatatttgcaAGAGACATTATGCAAATCTTGTAGAGCCTCTTCTTTCGCTCAAAGCGGATGAAATTACCTCTGCCATGGAAACGACCTTGAATAAGTTCAAAAACGAATGCGCTTTGGAGAGCGAGATAAAGGCCGCGGAGGAAAATCTCAAGAGTGTTGCCAAGGCGAAGAAAAAGTTAGAAGAACTGGATAGAAAACTCAAGGAAGCGGAAGATAAGCGACAGGAGGcagaaaataaacaagccgaggaggaaaaaaagtttgaatcTACTCTGGCCGTGAAGAATAAAGAGTTGGCGCAGGAGATAAAGGGCCGCGAAGAGGCGGAAAGAGAAAGGAGGCTGTTAAAGGAGCAACATGCGGAAGCAATGAGGTCTCTTGAATGGCTTAAACGAAAACTCCGGAAAAGTGGCGGCGGCTGGGGAGGGTTTCTTGGACCCGCGCTGATCGGTGGCATAGCTGGTTTGGCTTTTAGTGACGTACAACTCAAGAGCAACGTGACAGTACTGCCGCTCTCGCGGTACAACTCTGTTGGACTCCGCGGATTCTCCTGGCAGTGGAATGAAATTGCTAAGGAGAAATTCGGCCTCAGTGGGATGGGCCAAGGGGTAATTGCGCAGGATGTAAAGAAACTATACCCATGGGCGGCTGTTAAAGGAGCGGACGGTTTCCTGCGCGTTGATTACGCCTCTCTCGACGCTATGATAAACTTTTGAATAGTCAAGTACGGTTAAAGTCAGCACGTCCGTCGTACAGACTTTGAAACAGAAAGCTGTTTGAACTGTGCGTTGGTAGTATTTCACTGCTGTAATCAAAGCACTAGTAGATAATCATACAGTAGTTGATGTTTTTGAGCCTTATGCGTTGTTGACCATTCTTTGGATCGGTAATGAAGCGCACCTTCACGTGTTATCAGATTTGTGTTATAATCTCAGTCGTTTTACTAACTTTTCCTTAACAATGGTtacgcttttttttttgcgtttggTTTAATAACAAGGGAGTAGCTAGAATTTTTTAAAGGTgggagggagggggtgggggtcaCACTGCGTTACACCCAGCTGCAGCGTGATTACCAGATTGACGGGTAAAGCTAAGCCTTGAGACGAGCTAGACTGAATCGGGTAATGTTGTTTGCTTTTACTGAATAGCTAATGTATCACTGAACGTTTCATCAAGCTTGCGTTGGCACAAAGAAATTTATAGAAAACAAATTGAATCGAGACCAATCACGATATGGTTAATACGAACCGCTAACAGCCCGTGAACTGACAACTATCATTTGCATAAATTTTATTGTGTCGTGAAATAAATTCTTATTTGTTTGAGTTTACAACATTTCCGAGCTGTTTGCTGAAATACTCTTTTATTGAAGCATTTGATTTAACTAACACAGTTCCCAGAAAGCTGAGAAATGTAATTCTCATGGGAGTAACACACGTGGGTGCCTTACACTATCACGAATcatgcaatctgattggttatcgCACTCCGATACTATCTGTTTTTATAGTTCACCTCTAAATtgtctccgattcttattggtttagaTTGATCACGcaacgcgatagtgttcgtctgCGGAGGCCAACTATTAGCCCGTAGTGCCGGCCCTTCCGAGGAAAATTCCCGGATGGACACTACTCGTCCGTTTGTAGATTTCACTAGCGTTTAAAGCCAAAACTGGCGTAACAATCTCGGTGTACCATCTTTTACATATCTGTTCCTCTATGTCGAGATAATTGTTGCGCAGACTCGGTCTTGCGCAGTTAAGAATTTCCGTGCCTTCGAGGAGTAGATCGTGAAGTGCTGGGCCATCTACGAGACTACCATTACGCGCTTTCTTGGCGGGGAATGTTTCAATTTCTTGGGCTATTCATTCCATCCTTTTCCAGTAATCAGTTCCCGGCAGTTTGTTGGGAACGTCTTCGAATAGTCGCGAGTGAGATTGTGAGATTTGGGAAGTACCGAGCTATAAATGCTCTTTTCTCCCGCATACCTTTTCCTCCGCCGTCGAATGACGGTTCACTGATGTAGTTTGTAGTATACTCCTCCAGTGTTTGCCCATGTGGCGGTTTCAATCCATCTCTTACAACGACTACAAGATTGGGGTTTTGTGTGTGACCAGATTCTCCAAGGATGTCGTGTCTCACGTGTTTCAGAAGAAACATTCCATACATTCCAACATGAAAATAAGGGGTAATTTAGCTTTTCCGGGAAAACCATCTTCACGTGGACTTTAAACACGCGGGGTTAATAAAAggttaacaaacaacaactgTATTTCAGAACAAGCCTAAAAGTGTTTAAAATTGATTTGTTTACTCAAATCTTTTGCGAAGTGCTGTTACCTGAAATTCACGGGCTTGTAACAGGGTATACGATACCGATATATTGCTAGCCAGCAAGGCAGGGGGGGGAACACCAGGTATCCAGCAGACTGATGTAGCGGTTCCAAAAACCTCATTCCTTAAGATTCCTTACTTTATTGGTGAGGAAAAAAGCCAAACGATCTTTCATCAGTACCATGGCTCACGTttgacataaagaaaatgatgaaggAACGAGATTACCATAAAAAACATGCTATTAAATACGGCTCGCACAACAACTGGATACTTTATCAATCTGCCAGGAATAAGGTAAATTCTATGATTCGTAAAGCGAAATCTGACTACTTTCGCCTGAAAATCGATGCGTCCAAGGCCACTGACCCTAAGGCGGGCTGGAAATTAATAAATTCACTTACAGGCAAAGGTAAAAAATCTTTCCCtgtcaatgatattcttgttaacgataaaaattgttTCTGACGATAAAGATATTTCCGAGTCATTTAATGATTTCTTTGTAAACATAGGACCAACTTTGGCCGCTGAATCAACGAAAAGGTCCTCCAATAGCGTTAACACATATCTCAGCAACATTCAGAATAGTCTTCCAGCCTTTCGATTCTCTAATATACCAGTGGAAAATGTCGCGCTTACGCTAAAAAACTTAAAGGTGTCGAAAAGCACTAGCCTTGATAAGATTCCTGCTAAGGTCCTTAAAATCGCGTCTAGTATAATTGCTCCATCTTTgacttttatatttaatttgtcACTTTCCTCTGGAATTTTTATTGATGACTGGAAAAATGCGCGTGTGTGCCCGGTCTATAAAGGCAATGACCGTCGtgataggtaggtaggtaggtgtactttatttaaatcaaagaaacacgctagccccaacaacactcagctggtttccatggagggcgtgtttgaactagtaatacaagattaataatatcgtaggtctaaaattataaaaaattcaactatttcaaactaagTACATGATTAATAATATGGTAAGTCTAAAACTACAAAAGTTTAACTATTAATACACTAAGCACAACGATATTGTAAACCAagtacaagatcaacacatgtgGCATGACATGACCCATGCAATTACGTTTTAATACATTTAttgaatgaatatattgattc from Montipora capricornis isolate CH-2021 chromosome 9, ASM3666992v2, whole genome shotgun sequence encodes:
- the LOC138015340 gene encoding guanylate-binding protein 6-like encodes the protein MKVLVCIVLGTVLAVFLFVTSTQGDKSRFLVKFDNETQSYVLNRDVLDDLAKLQRPIRVIAIVGDARIGKSTTLNLISHFWNGMNGDEVEEIFKTGDTVVAVTRGVWAHIVKPKAIKGSVVLLDVEGTNKGNDSLTDHLSMFTALISSGLTVMVPNVFGNKNLDFLFRVSRLSDVIFRNDSHERFANLRVLFKGHLRPPNGRSLEDYTRDLIVGPFSEANAHKKEMGRIIAKHFPRNKISVSQVPHFGDPDLFSDNERLHKSDYWKVMKNVAEQFLEFPIKTTFEGTPMDGFALADLAKHLVDTMNENAWPDFGNVYVMFERNICKRHYANLVEPLLSLKADEITSAMETTLNKFKNECALESEIKAAEENLKSVAKAKKKLEELDRKLKEAEDKRQEAENKQAEEEKKFESTLAVKNKELAQEIKGREEAERERRLLKEQHAEAMRSLEWLKRKLRKSGGGWGGFLGPALIGGIAGLAFSDVQLKSNVTVLPLSRYNSVGLRGFSWQWNEIAKEKFGLSGMGQGVIAQDVKKLYPWAAVKGADGFLRVDYASLDAMINF
- the LOC138017633 gene encoding uncharacterized protein; protein product: MIAHHVFQRTLTWTLLFAAICSGSAGKKASYAQNVFDRPNATKGSYTTNQVPLEGLQSPISIISALGVSKTGKSTALNLFSYLLAGANKSYTEIFERGHSVEPVTRGILMHALPRRDGKGSIVFMDCEGLDVGDETLIRELGITTRLVSSTLIIFVDNLFDNDDLNFLFHLTHVSHDILGESGHTQNPNLVVVVRDGLKPPQGQTLEEYTTNYISEPSFDGGGKGMREKRAFIARYFPKADISVFRIPFVDDTQLFENFPNKLLGTDYWKSMKRIAQEIEKFPGKKAPNGSLVDGPALHDILLAGTEILNGARPSVRNNYLDIEEQICKRGYTEIVTPVLALNASEIYIKMEDTMTRFMLHCALESEVTAARNDLQQKAKFTAELERLERGTKAAELDKHKAEEKLEKRVHELRLNELETRLELLEKKLDELPNNTEKEWFEKVMQTLKAIDDVVKNLRRFLEVPFVHYLMMAIFCFFGDFLGRRWNFR